The following are encoded in a window of Nitrospirota bacterium genomic DNA:
- a CDS encoding carboxypeptidase regulatory-like domain-containing protein, with amino-acid sequence YMESWGVAVTNPYFAKTDEQGRFTMTDVPPGTYKLVIWHPYIRTAIEQTVTIGPKGTVQANIVVPAPTGRLYANEVIDHPYTRYNVLEETKRDIDPMIHRQDH; translated from the coding sequence CTACATGGAGAGCTGGGGTGTAGCCGTCACGAATCCGTACTTTGCCAAGACGGACGAGCAAGGCCGGTTCACCATGACCGATGTGCCGCCTGGCACCTATAAGCTGGTCATCTGGCACCCCTATATCCGTACCGCGATCGAGCAAACCGTCACCATCGGCCCGAAGGGAACAGTGCAGGCCAATATTGTGGTCCCGGCCCCGACTGGGCGGCTCTATGCCAACGAGGTAATCGATCATCCGTACACCCGCTACAACGTACTCGAGGAAACGAAACGGGACATCGATCCGATGATCCACCGGCAGGATCACTAG
- a CDS encoding GPR1/FUN34/YaaH family transporter has translation MTKAETVSRQIDVLAIGLFGLAVGALTVGMAQVGQIPEVDRVGVLVIALVFGGLVQMLAGIADIRYHEQLGGTALTMYGFFWFTVSLAQLVSMSTTFHFDSALFIPINLVYVFFSAVMVYLTAYRSIALSLLHAIITLTFFFTVCMRLNLISETLPGVAHLAVGILAFYHAIGSLSQAYTGKAIVPLGPPMLHHRARRNTQVELTVVPEVN, from the coding sequence ATGACAAAAGCTGAAACTGTCAGTCGCCAGATCGATGTGCTGGCTATCGGTTTGTTTGGCCTTGCTGTCGGAGCCTTGACCGTGGGCATGGCACAAGTCGGACAAATTCCAGAGGTGGACAGAGTGGGTGTATTGGTCATTGCGCTGGTGTTTGGCGGTCTCGTACAGATGCTCGCCGGGATTGCCGATATTCGATACCATGAACAGCTTGGAGGGACAGCCCTCACGATGTATGGGTTTTTTTGGTTCACGGTGTCATTAGCCCAGCTCGTCAGTATGAGCACGACCTTCCACTTTGACAGCGCCCTCTTTATTCCAATCAACCTTGTGTATGTGTTCTTCTCGGCGGTCATGGTCTATTTGACCGCATACAGGTCTATAGCCTTAAGCCTCCTCCATGCCATCATTACCCTGACATTTTTCTTCACCGTCTGCATGAGGCTGAACCTGATATCGGAAACGCTTCCGGGAGTGGCTCATCTGGCGGTTGGAATCCTCGCTTTTTATCACGCGATCGGCAGTCTCTCACAGGCCTATACCGGCAAGGCGATTGTGCCACTTGGCCCGCCGATGCTCCATCATCGGGCACGAAGGAATACGCAGGTGGAGTTGACGGTGGTGCCAGAAGTCAATTGA